One genomic region from Chionomys nivalis chromosome 17, mChiNiv1.1, whole genome shotgun sequence encodes:
- the Pfkm gene encoding ATP-dependent 6-phosphofructokinase, muscle type, translating into MTHEEHHAAKTLGIGKAIAVLTSGGDAQGMNAAVRAVVRVGIFTGARVFFVHEGYQGLVDGGEHIREATWESVSMMLQLGGTVIGSARCKDFREREGRLRAAHNLVKRGITNLCVIGGDGSLTGADTFRSEWSDLLNDLQKNGKITAEEATKSSFLNIVGLVGSIDNDFCGTDMTIGTDSALHRIVEIVDAITTTAQSHQRTFVLEVMGRHCGYLALVTSLSCGADWVFIPECPPDDDWEEHLCRRLSETRTRGSRLNIIIVAEGAIDKNGKAITSEDIKNLVVKRLGYDTRVTVLGHVQRGGTPSAFDRILGSRMGVEAVMALLEGTPDTPACVVSLSGNQAVRLPLMECVQVTKDVTKAMDEKRFDEAMKLRGRSFMNNWEVYKLLAHVRPPVSKGGLHTVAVMNVGAPAAGMNAAVRSTVRIGLIQGNRVLVVHDGFEGLAKGQIEEAGWSYVGGWTGQGGSKLGTKRTLPKKNLEQISANITKFNIQGLVIIGGFEAYTGGLELMEGRKLFDELCIPFVVIPATVSNNVPGSDFSIGADTALNTICTTCDRIKQSAAGTKRRVFIIETMGGYCGYLATMAGLAAGADAAYIFEEPFTIRDLQANVEHLVQKMKTTVKRGLVLRNEKCNENYTTDFIFNLYSEEGKGIFDSRKNVLGHMQQGGSPTPFDRNFATKMGAKAMNWMSGKIKESYRNGRIFANTPDSGCVLGMRKRALVFQPVTELKDQTDFEHRIPKEQWWLKLRPILKILAKYEIDLDTSDHAHLEHISRKRSGEAAV; encoded by the exons ATGACCCATGAAGAGCATCATGCAGCCAAAACGCTGGGGATCGGCAAGGCCATCGCCGTGTTAACCTCTGGCGGAGATGCCCAAG GTATGAATGCTGCTGTCAGGGCTGTGGTTCGAGTTGGTATCTTTACGGGGGCCCGTGTCTTCTTTGTCCATGAG GGCTACCAAGGCCTGGTGGATGGTGGCGAGCACATCAGGGAGGCCACCTGGGAGAGCGTTTCCATGATGCTTCAGCTG GGAGGCACAGTGATTGGCAGTGCCCGATGCAAAGACTTTCGGGAGCGAGAAGGACGACTCCGGGCTGCCCATAACTTGGTGAAGCGGGGAATCACCAATCTGTGTGTCATCGGAGGTGATGGCAGCCTCACCGGGGCTGACACTTTCCGTTCAGAGTGGAGTGACTTGTTGAATGACCTCCAGAAAAATG GGAAGATCACAGCTGAGGAGGCTACGAAGTCTAGCTTCCTGAACATTGTGGGCCTGGTTGGCTCAATCGACAATGACTTCTGTGGCACTGATATGACCATTGGTACTGACTCTGCCCTGCACCGGATAGTAGAGATTGTAGATGCCATAACCACCACTGCTCAGAG CCATCAGAGGACATTTGTGTTAGAAGTGATGGGTCGCCACTGTGG ATACCTGGCCCTTGTCACCTCTCTCTCCTGTGGGGCCGATTGGGTGTTTATTCCTGAATGTCCACCAGATGATGATTGGGAAGAACATCTTTGTCGTCGACTCAGTGAG ACGAGGACCCGTGGTTCTCGGCTCAATATCATCATCGTTGCCGAGGGTGCAATCGACAAGAATGGAAAAGCAATCACCTCAGAAGACATCAAGAAT CTGGTGGTAAAGCGTCTTGGATATGACACCAGGGTCACTGTTTTGGGACACGTGCAGCGGGGTGGGACACCATCAGCCTTTGATCGGATTCTG GGGAGCAGAATGGGTGTAGAAGCAGTGATGGCACTTTTGGAGGGGACCCCAGACACCCCAGCCTGTGTGGTGAGCCTCTCTGGTAACCAGGCAGTGCGCCTGCCCCTCATGGAGTGTGTCCAAGTG ACCAAAGATGTGACCAAGGCTATGGATGAGAAGAGATTCGATGAAGCCATGAAGCTGAGAGGCCG GAGCTTCATGAACAACTGGGAGGTGTACAAGCTTCTAGCTCATGTCAGACCCCCAGTCTCTAAG GGAGGGTTGCACACAGTGGCTGTGATGAACGTGGGGGCCCCAGCTGCAGGCATGAACGCTGCGGTCCGCTCTACTGTGAGGATCGGCCTTATCCAGGGCAACCGAGTGCTGGTTGTACATGATGGCTTTGAGGGGCTGGCCAAAGGTCAG ATTGAAGAAGCCGGCTGGAGCTATGTTGGAGGCTGGACTGGTCAAGGTGGTTCCAAACTTGGTACTAAAAG GACCCTGCCCAAGAAGAACTTGGAACAGATCAGTGCCAACATAACTAAGTTTAACATTCAGGGCCTTGTCATCATTGGGGGCTTTGAG GCTTACACAGGGGGCTTGGAGCTGAtggagggcaggaagctgtttgaTGAGCTCTGCATCCCGTTTGTGGTCATTCCTGCCACGGTTTCCAATAACGTCCCCGGGTCAGACTTCAGCATCGGGGCTGACACAGCACTAAATACCATCTGCACG ACTTGTGACCGGATCAAGCAGTCCGCAGCAGGCACCAAGCGTCGGGTATTTATCATCGAGACTATGGGTGGCTACTGTGGCTATCTGGCCACCATGGCAGGACTAGCAGCTGGGGCTGATGCTGCCTACATTTTTGAGGAGCCCTTCACCATCCGAGATCTCCAG GCGAATGTGGAGCATCTGGTGCAGAAGATGAAGACAACGGTGAAGAGAGGCCTGGTGTTAAG GAATGAGAAGTGTAATGAGAACTACACCACTGACTTCATTTTCAACCTGTACTCTGAGGAGGGCAAAGGCATCTTCGACAGCAGGAAGAACGTGCTTGGCCACATGCAGCAG GGTGGAAGCCCGACTCCCTTCGACAGGAATTTTGCCACTAAGATGGGTGCCAAGGCTATGAACTGGATGTCTGGGAAAATCAAGGAGAGCTACCGTAATG GACGGATCTTTGCCAATACTCCAGACTCAGGTTGTGTCCTGGGGATGCGTAAGAGGGCCCTGGTCTTTCAGCCAGTGACGGAGCTGAAGGACCAGACAGATTTTGA GCACCGAATCCCCAAAGAACAGTGGTGGCTGAAGCTGAGGCCAATCCTCAAAATCCTAGCCAAGTATGAGATTGATTTGGACACCTCTGACCACGCCCACCTGGAGCACATTTCTAGGAAGCGGTCTGGAGAAGCTGCTGTCTAG
- the LOC130888619 gene encoding protein arginine N-methyltransferase 1 — protein MAAAEAANCIMEVSCGQAESSEKPNAEDMTSKDYYFDSYAHFGIHEEMLKDEVRTLTYRNSMFHNRHLFKDKVVLDVGSGTGILCMFAAKAGARKVIGIECSSISDYAVKIVKANKLDHVVTIIKGKVEEVELPVEKVDIIISEWMGYCLFYESMLNTVLHARDKWLAPDGLIFPDRATLYVTAIEDRQYKDYKIHWWENVYGFDMSCIKDVAIKEPLVDVVDPKQLVTNACLIKEVDIYTVKVEDLTFTSPFCLQVKRNDYVHALVAYFNIEFTRCHKRTGFSTSPESPYTHWKQTVFYMEDYLTVKTGEEIFGTIGMRPNAKNNRDLDFTIDLDFKGQLCELSCSTDYRMR, from the coding sequence ATGGCGGCAGCCGAGGCCGCGAACTGCATCATGGAGGTTTCCTGTGGTCAAGCAGAAAGCAGTGAGAAGCCCAACGCTGAGGACATGACGTCCAAAGACTACTACTTTGACTCCTATGCCCACTTTGGCATCCATGAGGAGATGCTGAAGGATGAGGTGCGCACCCTTACATACCGCAACTCCATGTTTCACAACCGGCACCTCTTCAAAGACAAGGTTGTGCTGGACGTGGGCTCGGGCACCGGCATCCTCTGCATGTTTGCGGCCAAGGCAGGAGCCCGCAAGGTCATTGGGATCGAATGTTCAAGCATCTCTGATTATGCTGTGAAGATTGTCAAAGCCAACAAGTTAGACCACGTGGTGACCATCATCAAAGGCAAGGTAGAGGAGGTGGAGCTGCCCGTGGAGAAAGTGGACATCATCATCAGCGAGTGGATGGGTTACTGTCTCTTCTACGAGTCCATGCTCAATACCGTGCTGCATGCCCGTGACAAGTGGCTGGCTCCTGATGGCCTCATCTTCCCAGACCGGGCCACCCTTTATGTGACAGCCATTGAGGACCGACAGTACAAAGACTACAAGATCCACTGGTGGGAGAATGTGTATGGTTTCGATATGTCCTGCATCAAGGACGTGGCCATCAAGGAGCCCTTGGTGGACGTGGTGGACCCGAAGCAGCTGGTCACTAATGCCTGCCTCATAAAGGAGGTGGACATTTATACAGTCAAGGTAGAGGACCTGACCTTCACCTCCCCCTTCTGCCTACAAGTGAAGAGGAATGACTACGTGCATGCCTTGGTGGCCTACTTCAACATTGAGTTCACCCGATGCCACAAGAGGACCGGCTTTTCTACCAGTCCCGAGTCCCCATACACACACTGGAAGCAGACTGTGTTCTACATGGAGGATTACCTAACAGTGAAGACTGGCGAGGAGATCTTTGGCACCATCGGCATGAGGCCCAACGCCAAAAACAATCGCGACTTGGACTTTACCATCGACCTGGACTTCAAGGGCCAGCTATGTGAGCTCTCTTGCTCCACCGACTACCGGATGCGCTGA
- the Asb8 gene encoding ankyrin repeat and SOCS box protein 8 isoform X2 codes for MVSDADCVELLLEKGAEVNALDGYNRTALHYAAEKDEACVEVLLEYGANPNALDGNRDTPLHWAAFKNNADCVRALLESGASVNALDYNNDTPLSWAAMKGNLESVSILLDYGAEVRVINLKGQTPISRLVALLVRGLGAEKEDSCFELLHRAVGHFELRKNGTMPREVTKDQQLCEKLTLLCSAPGTLKTLARYAVRHSLGFQYLPNAVKGLPLPASLKEYLLLLE; via the exons ATGGTGTCGGATGCTGACTGTGTGGAGTTACTCCTGGAAAAGGGAGCAGAG gTCAATGCCCTGGATGGCTACAACCGAACAGCCCTCCACTATGCTGCAGAGAAAGATGAGGCTTGTGTGGAGGTCCTCTTGGAATATGGTGCAAACCCCAATGCACTGGATGGCAACAGAGACACCCCGCTTCACTGGGCAGCCTTTAAGAACAATGCTGACTGTGTGCGGGCTCTCCTAGAGAGTGGGGCCTCTGTCAATGCCTTGGATTACAACAATGATACACCACTCAGCTGGGCTGCCATGAAGGGAAATCTTGAGAGTGTCAGCATCCTTCTTGATTATGGCGCTGAGGTCAGAGTCATCAACTTAAAAGGCCAGACACCCATCTCCCGCTTGGTGGCTCTGCTGGTTAGAGGACTTGGAGCAGAGAAAGAAGACTCCTGCTTCGAGCTCCTTCATAGAGCTGTTGGACACTTTGAGTTAAGGAAAAATGGCACCATGCCAAGAGAAGTGACCAAAGACCAGCAGCTGTGTGAAAAACTGACTCTGTTGTGCTCAGCACCAGGAACTCTTAAGACTCTTGCCCGCTATGCTGTACGCCATAGCCTGGGTTTCCAGTACCTGCCCAATGCGGTGAAGGGTCTTCCACTGCCAGCTTCTTTGAAGGAATACTTGTTACTCTTAGAATAG